A genomic region of Methanosarcina thermophila TM-1 contains the following coding sequences:
- the recQ gene encoding DNA helicase RecQ, protein MYSALRQYFGYTSFRPLQEEIIRDVLEKKDVFVLMPTGGGKSMCYQLPALLFDGVTIVVSPLISLMKDQVDGLEANGIAAACMNSTQSAREIRDVKTAFLENRLKILYIAPERLMTPGTFSFLKKGKISLFAIDEAHCISEWGHDFRPEYRKLKLLRDPKTGFPHIPIIALTATATERVREDIISQLNLNIAPEKGPYIASFNRKNLYYEVRPKKNTFSEITDYLRRHRGEAGIIYCQSRNSVEALTKKLNLAGFRALPYHAGLSDADRARNQEMFIKDDVDIIVATIAFGMGIDKSNVRFVIHYDLPRNLESYYQETGRGGRDGGPCECILFFSRGDRFKIEYFISQKTNEKEKDIALMQLRQMVAYCEGNKCRRQTLMEYFGEILLEPCGNCDNCLTPKGTFDGTEAAKKLITCIQELNQRFGTNYVIDILTSSKNKKIRQNRHEKLKSYGIGREFTKEQWRSLASEMINTGLLNVSGAKYPVLKLNAMSRKILRGTERVELVCPEGFVPEAKEHSMSSSIAACIEGKKADDLCYPVEGSSEGGLSEKFSVAADILKNIEARKNLKSGKEPDPILFERLKALRKEIALKKNLPPYIIFSDTTLKEMAAKFPRNHEEFHSITGVGDHKLRKYGDVFLKEIENYCRDYNLMPDGKPESPETTRRDPEYEGITSEEIVPNGNDSEAEIGIIGTKMPDSEADDMSSLETGGLLTKRRKYLDTSIQDWSERNPLTGNSGEIDSAETLPESESVNVIKANPVEPVLSETDSLERTLSLFQKGFSVDEIAEIQGMNTRTVFRQLEELALTGNIRDTGGVFPPGRQLQVKNALESLELEMDSLIRARIGENCQEEEMKFIKALLLSRICFSRPENSPENSE, encoded by the coding sequence ATGTACTCAGCCCTGCGCCAGTATTTCGGATATACCTCTTTTCGCCCTTTGCAGGAAGAAATTATCAGGGATGTCCTTGAGAAAAAAGATGTTTTTGTGCTCATGCCTACTGGTGGGGGCAAATCAATGTGCTATCAGTTACCTGCTCTTCTCTTTGACGGGGTTACAATCGTTGTTTCTCCACTGATTTCCCTGATGAAGGATCAGGTTGACGGGCTTGAAGCAAACGGGATTGCTGCCGCCTGCATGAACAGTACCCAGAGTGCTAGAGAAATTCGGGATGTGAAAACCGCTTTTCTCGAAAACAGGTTAAAAATCCTTTATATTGCTCCCGAAAGGCTCATGACGCCAGGAACATTTTCTTTTTTAAAGAAGGGAAAGATCAGCCTATTTGCAATTGACGAGGCTCACTGCATTTCCGAGTGGGGGCACGATTTCCGACCTGAGTATAGAAAATTGAAACTTTTGAGAGATCCGAAGACAGGATTTCCTCATATTCCGATTATCGCGCTCACGGCAACAGCTACAGAAAGAGTTCGAGAAGATATTATATCGCAACTCAACCTTAATATTGCTCCGGAAAAAGGGCCTTACATAGCCAGTTTTAACCGTAAAAATCTTTATTATGAGGTCAGACCAAAGAAGAATACTTTTTCCGAGATCACCGATTACCTTCGCCGGCATAGAGGTGAAGCAGGAATCATCTACTGCCAGAGCCGAAACAGTGTCGAAGCACTTACAAAAAAACTGAATCTTGCTGGGTTCAGGGCTCTTCCTTACCATGCGGGACTTTCAGATGCCGATAGAGCCCGAAACCAGGAGATGTTCATTAAAGACGATGTGGACATCATAGTAGCTACAATCGCTTTCGGGATGGGTATTGATAAGTCTAATGTACGTTTCGTAATACACTATGACCTTCCCAGAAATCTTGAGAGCTATTATCAGGAGACTGGCAGAGGCGGAAGGGATGGCGGTCCCTGTGAATGCATTCTTTTTTTCAGCAGGGGGGACCGTTTCAAGATAGAATACTTTATCTCACAGAAAACAAACGAGAAGGAGAAAGACATTGCTCTTATGCAGTTAAGGCAGATGGTAGCTTATTGTGAGGGAAATAAATGCAGGCGCCAGACTTTAATGGAATACTTTGGAGAGATTCTTTTAGAACCTTGTGGGAACTGTGACAACTGCCTTACTCCGAAAGGTACTTTTGATGGAACGGAAGCTGCAAAGAAATTGATAACCTGCATCCAGGAGTTGAACCAGCGCTTTGGCACTAATTATGTTATCGATATTCTCACAAGCTCAAAAAATAAAAAAATCCGGCAAAATCGACATGAAAAATTGAAAAGTTACGGCATTGGTCGGGAGTTTACTAAAGAACAATGGAGGTCGTTAGCTTCCGAAATGATAAATACCGGTCTCCTAAATGTGAGCGGCGCGAAGTATCCTGTATTGAAACTTAACGCAATGAGCAGGAAGATATTGAGAGGGACGGAACGAGTTGAGCTTGTCTGTCCTGAAGGCTTTGTGCCTGAAGCTAAAGAACACTCGATGTCTTCTTCAATAGCTGCCTGTATAGAAGGCAAAAAAGCTGATGATTTGTGTTACCCTGTAGAAGGGTCTTCAGAAGGGGGTCTCTCAGAAAAATTTTCAGTTGCGGCTGATATTCTGAAAAATATAGAAGCCAGAAAGAATCTAAAATCAGGAAAAGAGCCTGATCCTATTCTTTTTGAGCGGTTAAAAGCTCTGAGAAAGGAAATTGCCCTAAAGAAAAATCTTCCTCCTTACATCATTTTCTCTGACACCACACTTAAGGAAATGGCTGCAAAGTTTCCGCGCAATCATGAGGAATTTCATTCCATTACAGGGGTTGGAGATCATAAATTGAGGAAGTACGGGGATGTTTTCCTCAAGGAAATTGAGAACTATTGTAGAGATTATAATTTAATGCCTGATGGAAAACCTGAAAGTCCAGAAACTACCCGCAGAGACCCTGAATATGAGGGGATAACATCAGAGGAAATAGTTCCAAATGGTAATGATTCCGAAGCTGAAATTGGGATTATTGGGACTAAAATGCCTGATTCTGAAGCTGATGACATGAGCAGCTTAGAAACTGGCGGCTTACTAACAAAAAGGAGAAAATATCTGGACACGAGCATTCAGGACTGGTCAGAGAGAAACCCATTGACAGGCAACTCAGGAGAAATAGACTCGGCAGAAACTTTACCTGAATCAGAGTCTGTAAATGTGATCAAAGCAAACCCTGTTGAACCTGTTCTTTCTGAAACGGATTCCCTTGAAAGAACTCTTTCTCTCTTTCAGAAGGGGTTCAGTGTAGATGAGATTGCTGAAATCCAGGGAATGAATACCCGAACCGTTTTCAGACAACTTGAAGAGCTCGCTCTTACTGGAAATATCAGGGATACTGGAGGAGTCTTTCCCCCGGGAAGACAGTTACAGGTAAAAAATGCACTGGAATCCCTCGAGCTGGAAATGGATTCCTTGATTAGAGCCAGAATAGGTGAAAACTGCCAGGAAGAAGAAATGAAATTTATCAAGGCTTTACTTCTGTCCAGAATCTGCTTTTCTCGACCTGAGAACAGTCCTGAGAACAGTGAGTGA
- the hxlA gene encoding 3-hexulose-6-phosphate synthase: MAPIIQVALDLLELDRAVEIAKEAVAGGVDWIEIGTPLIKSEGMDAIRTMRKAFPERTILADMKTVDTGALEVEMAAKAGADVVIVLGSADDSTLLDALRSAHKYGVRLMADLISAPDPVKRAVELEALGVDYVNVHVGIDQQMMGKDPISLLREIAHKVNVQLAVAGGLDANSAALAVKAGARVVIVGGNITHSDNVTEAARKIRQSVDCPDAVEIRCVGTVDQEIREILKEVSTSNISDAMHRKGAMKGIHPLVGGKMVGTAVTVQTFPGDWAKPVEAIDIAKEGDVIVIYNESKDVACWGGLATLSALNKGIAGVVIEGAVRDIDEVKNLGLPIYTSNTVPNAGDPKGFGEINAEITCGGQTVKPGDYIVGDESGVVVIPAERAYELARRAKEVYKNEKRLFDEIKRGGTLSEIMELKKWEKH, from the coding sequence ATAGCTCCCATAATTCAGGTTGCACTTGATCTTCTGGAATTAGATCGCGCGGTAGAGATTGCAAAAGAGGCAGTAGCAGGGGGTGTAGATTGGATTGAAATCGGAACACCCCTTATCAAAAGTGAAGGAATGGACGCAATCCGTACCATGAGGAAAGCTTTTCCAGAACGAACAATTCTGGCAGACATGAAAACTGTAGATACAGGCGCTTTAGAAGTCGAGATGGCAGCAAAAGCTGGCGCTGATGTGGTTATTGTGCTGGGGAGTGCCGATGATTCTACACTGCTTGATGCTCTTCGTTCAGCTCACAAATATGGAGTCCGGCTGATGGCTGACCTCATCTCGGCTCCTGACCCTGTAAAAAGAGCAGTTGAACTTGAGGCTTTGGGTGTGGACTATGTTAATGTTCATGTAGGAATAGACCAGCAGATGATGGGAAAAGACCCCATTTCACTCCTCAGGGAGATCGCACATAAAGTCAATGTACAGCTCGCGGTCGCTGGAGGACTTGATGCAAATTCTGCAGCGCTGGCGGTCAAGGCTGGTGCAAGAGTTGTCATTGTCGGAGGGAATATTACTCATTCTGACAACGTAACCGAAGCAGCCAGGAAGATTCGGCAGAGTGTGGACTGCCCGGATGCTGTGGAAATCCGCTGTGTTGGCACTGTAGACCAGGAAATTAGGGAAATTCTTAAAGAAGTATCCACTTCAAACATCTCGGATGCCATGCACAGAAAAGGCGCAATGAAAGGTATTCATCCTCTGGTAGGAGGAAAAATGGTAGGAACCGCAGTTACTGTACAGACTTTTCCTGGAGATTGGGCAAAGCCAGTGGAAGCAATTGATATTGCAAAAGAAGGAGATGTAATCGTTATTTACAACGAAAGCAAGGATGTTGCCTGCTGGGGAGGACTTGCAACCTTAAGTGCCTTAAATAAGGGAATTGCAGGCGTAGTAATAGAAGGTGCTGTCAGGGATATTGACGAGGTCAAGAACCTGGGGCTTCCGATTTATACAAGCAATACAGTACCTAACGCCGGAGACCCTAAAGGTTTTGGAGAGATTAATGCTGAGATTACCTGTGGTGGGCAGACCGTGAAGCCAGGAGATTATATTGTAGGCGATGAAAGCGGTGTTGTGGTAATTCCAGCAGAGAGGGCGTACGAACTAGCAAGAAGAGCAAAAGAAGTTTACAAAAACGAAAAAAGACTTTTCGATGAAATTAAGAGAGGTGGGACGCTCTCTGAGATAATGGAACTCAAAAAATGGGAAAAACACTGA
- the pyrB gene encoding aspartate carbamoyltransferase, which produces MSLKNRHVISMKDFSREEIDHILDTAERLEPVARGEEKLKLLDGKIIALLFFEPSTRTRMSFEAAVQRLGGKILNLGSVEASSVMKGENLADTIRVISNYADLIVLRHPLDGSARMAAEFSSVPIINGGDGSVNHPTQTFLDLYTIRRESHLEGLKIALAGDLKYGRTVHSLCYALSLYEAEMIFVSPPELRMPPEIVRDLQKRNINVKETDSLEKIIGDVEVLYMTRVQRERFPDPEEYEKVKNRLKVTGDLLRNVNPNLKILHPLPRVNEISPEVDSTPYACYFEQAFYGVPTRMALLALATGVIE; this is translated from the coding sequence ATGTCACTTAAGAACAGACATGTTATTTCTATGAAAGATTTTTCGCGGGAAGAGATCGACCACATTCTGGATACTGCGGAAAGGCTTGAGCCTGTTGCCAGAGGCGAAGAGAAACTCAAGCTTCTTGATGGGAAAATTATAGCACTTCTTTTTTTTGAACCGAGCACAAGGACAAGGATGTCTTTTGAAGCTGCTGTGCAGAGGCTTGGAGGAAAAATTCTCAACCTTGGTTCAGTGGAGGCAAGTTCAGTAATGAAAGGAGAAAATCTTGCCGACACCATCCGTGTGATCAGTAATTATGCGGACCTTATAGTCTTGCGTCATCCTCTTGACGGATCGGCACGGATGGCTGCTGAATTTTCAAGTGTTCCTATAATCAACGGTGGAGATGGGTCTGTTAACCATCCTACACAGACTTTCCTTGACCTCTACACTATCCGCAGAGAAAGTCATCTTGAGGGTCTGAAAATTGCTTTGGCAGGAGACCTGAAGTATGGAAGAACAGTACATTCTCTCTGCTATGCTCTATCCCTTTACGAAGCTGAAATGATTTTTGTTTCGCCTCCTGAACTCAGGATGCCTCCAGAGATTGTCAGGGATCTTCAAAAGAGGAATATCAATGTAAAAGAGACTGACTCCCTTGAAAAAATAATTGGAGATGTCGAGGTTCTCTATATGACAAGGGTCCAGAGGGAACGCTTCCCTGATCCCGAGGAATACGAGAAGGTTAAAAACAGATTGAAGGTTACGGGTGACCTGCTGAGAAATGTTAATCCGAACCTCAAAATTCTTCATCCTCTTCCGAGAGTCAACGAAATTTCTCCCGAAGTAGATTCAACGCCATATGCTTGCTATTTCGAACAGGCTTTCTATGGTGTTCCTACACGGATGGCACTTCTCGCTCTTGCTACGGGGGTAATTGAATGA
- the pyrI gene encoding aspartate carbamoyltransferase regulatory subunit yields MKGKRNLKVEAIEKGTVIDHIRAGQALNVLRILGISSDFRATISFVMNAIGARGKKDVVKIEGKELSVEELNKIALISPTATINIIRDFEVVQKNNVVLPPSVEGVVRCTNSKCISNSNEPIKSKFSVQQSEEEGVTLRCLYCEHVISENIAENLL; encoded by the coding sequence ATGAAGGGAAAACGAAACCTCAAAGTCGAGGCAATTGAAAAAGGAACAGTAATTGACCATATAAGGGCAGGACAGGCTTTGAATGTTCTGCGTATACTTGGAATATCCAGTGATTTCCGAGCCACTATTAGCTTTGTTATGAATGCTATAGGCGCCAGAGGAAAAAAAGACGTTGTGAAAATCGAAGGTAAAGAACTCAGCGTTGAAGAACTTAACAAGATTGCCCTTATCTCTCCGACAGCTACCATCAATATTATCAGGGATTTTGAAGTCGTCCAGAAGAATAATGTTGTACTTCCTCCCTCTGTTGAGGGTGTTGTTCGTTGCACCAACTCAAAATGTATTTCCAATAGCAACGAACCTATAAAATCAAAATTCTCTGTGCAGCAGTCTGAAGAAGAAGGAGTAACTCTTCGCTGTCTGTACTGTGAACATGTGATCTCGGAAAATATAGCCGAGAATCTGCTTTGA
- a CDS encoding DUF5788 family protein — translation MLPDERNRKETYVEYISTQERNKLLWSLRSDFAWVGKKIPKTTEIDGEEYKLGDLIRELGEKGIINSNKAAEVRAIIPKLKEKAKANEELLETEELTKAEAEALYEEATGLLRAVIELEDRLEGKGGEKGADEFRKMLNAQRLIDEKSFQQLLKSLK, via the coding sequence ATGTTACCGGACGAGAGAAATAGAAAAGAAACATATGTGGAATATATCAGCACTCAGGAACGGAATAAACTCCTCTGGAGCCTCAGGAGTGATTTTGCCTGGGTAGGAAAAAAAATTCCTAAAACCACAGAGATAGATGGAGAGGAGTATAAATTAGGAGATTTGATCCGGGAACTGGGAGAAAAGGGAATTATTAACTCGAATAAGGCTGCTGAAGTAAGGGCTATTATCCCGAAACTCAAAGAAAAAGCAAAAGCAAATGAAGAACTGCTGGAGACTGAAGAACTCACAAAGGCTGAAGCTGAGGCTTTATATGAGGAAGCTACCGGGCTTCTAAGAGCTGTAATAGAATTAGAGGACAGGCTTGAAGGAAAGGGCGGTGAAAAAGGTGCTGATGAGTTTAGAAAGATGCTCAACGCCCAGAGACTTATAGACGAAAAGAGTTTTCAACAACTACTGAAAAGCCTAAAATAA
- the dapB gene encoding 4-hydroxy-tetrahydrodipicolinate reductase: protein MINAAVLGACGRMGSLIVENITSHPDMQLVAAFDICNFGRDAGEFAHVGNLGVPISDVKDLEAVLKESKADVLIDFTAAGATAVNAPIAARTGVNLVIGTTGLTQEQRAIVDDAIQKAQVSAVISPNYSVGVNVFFKIIREAAKYLADYDIEIIEAHHNQKKDAPSGTALRAADVISEALGGKEYIYGREGIAPRGKEIGIHGVRAGDITGDHTVLFAGNSERIEIRHMAHSRQIFAKGAVRAAEWVCKQKPGIYSMDDVLGL from the coding sequence ATGATTAACGCAGCAGTACTCGGAGCCTGCGGCAGGATGGGTTCTTTAATTGTAGAAAATATTACCAGCCACCCGGATATGCAGCTTGTTGCTGCTTTTGATATTTGTAATTTCGGAAGAGATGCAGGAGAATTTGCTCACGTCGGCAACCTGGGAGTTCCGATCTCAGATGTTAAAGATCTTGAAGCTGTTCTGAAAGAGAGCAAAGCTGATGTCCTTATCGACTTCACAGCCGCCGGCGCAACCGCAGTTAATGCTCCAATCGCCGCCAGAACCGGAGTAAACCTTGTAATAGGTACGACAGGACTAACTCAGGAGCAACGAGCAATAGTTGATGATGCTATCCAGAAAGCCCAGGTAAGTGCAGTTATTTCTCCGAACTACTCAGTAGGAGTTAATGTCTTTTTCAAGATAATCCGAGAAGCTGCAAAATACCTTGCAGACTATGACATTGAGATCATAGAAGCTCATCATAACCAGAAAAAAGATGCTCCAAGTGGAACCGCTCTTCGTGCAGCTGATGTTATCAGTGAAGCTCTGGGTGGAAAGGAATATATTTACGGCAGAGAAGGTATTGCCCCACGCGGAAAAGAAATCGGAATTCATGGAGTCCGCGCTGGAGATATCACAGGTGACCACACCGTCCTTTTCGCAGGCAATTCCGAAAGAATTGAGATCAGGCACATGGCTCATTCTCGACAGATCTTTGCCAAAGGTGCAGTGCGCGCAGCCGAATGGGTCTGTAAGCAAAAACCTGGAATTTATTCTATGGATGATGTGCTCGGTTTATAA
- the dapA gene encoding 4-hydroxy-tetrahydrodipicolinate synthase: MFEGAMPALITPFTKDDRIDREGLQRIIEFVEEGGVAGIVPCGTTGESATLSAPEHQEVIDIAVEYSKVPVIAGTGSNNTVEALQFTKHAADAGVDGVLLISPYYNKPNPAGLLAHFKKIAESVDIPMILYNIPSRTGQDMPVEVIAELAKVENIVGIKEASGNLGKVSQILESTVDEDFVVLSGEDNLTLPILSVGGQGVISVAANIVPDRVSRMVNAALSGDYETARKIHFEISPLIRALFLETNPIPVKKAAELAGLASGHLRLPLAPLSETNTEKVANELRKLGVIE; encoded by the coding sequence ATGTTTGAAGGAGCAATGCCTGCCCTGATAACTCCTTTTACAAAGGATGACAGGATTGACAGGGAAGGCTTACAAAGGATTATTGAATTTGTTGAAGAGGGAGGAGTTGCAGGAATTGTACCCTGTGGAACTACCGGAGAGTCTGCAACTCTTTCCGCACCTGAGCATCAAGAAGTAATAGATATTGCAGTGGAATACTCAAAAGTTCCTGTAATTGCGGGAACGGGCTCAAATAACACAGTAGAAGCTCTCCAGTTTACAAAGCACGCTGCAGATGCAGGTGTAGATGGTGTGCTTCTGATTTCTCCTTATTATAACAAGCCAAATCCTGCAGGCCTTCTTGCACACTTCAAGAAAATTGCAGAATCAGTTGATATTCCTATGATTCTTTATAATATCCCCTCCCGTACAGGGCAGGACATGCCGGTAGAAGTTATTGCTGAACTTGCAAAAGTTGAAAACATCGTGGGAATTAAGGAAGCCAGCGGAAACCTTGGTAAAGTTTCCCAGATTCTGGAAAGCACTGTAGATGAGGATTTTGTGGTTCTTTCAGGCGAGGATAATTTGACCCTTCCAATTCTTTCTGTTGGAGGTCAAGGAGTTATTTCTGTTGCTGCAAATATCGTACCCGATAGAGTATCCAGAATGGTAAATGCAGCTCTTTCCGGAGACTATGAAACTGCAAGAAAGATCCATTTTGAAATTTCCCCCTTGATTCGTGCCCTTTTCCTGGAAACGAACCCAATTCCGGTCAAAAAAGCTGCAGAACTTGCAGGTCTTGCAAGCGGGCACCTGAGGCTTCCACTCGCACCCCTCAGTGAGACAAATACTGAGAAGGTTGCAAATGAACTCAGAAAACTGGGGGTTATTGAATGA
- a CDS encoding 30S ribosomal protein S17e — protein sequence MGNIRQTNIKKTALELLENYGDVFTKDFETNKALVTKYTTIESKVIRNRVAGYVTRKVARMKASY from the coding sequence ATGGGAAATATAAGACAGACTAATATAAAAAAAACAGCATTAGAATTACTTGAAAACTATGGAGATGTCTTTACAAAAGATTTTGAAACCAACAAGGCTCTTGTGACAAAGTACACGACTATTGAAAGCAAGGTCATAAGAAACAGGGTTGCAGGTTACGTCACAAGAAAAGTTGCACGCATGAAAGCATCATACTAA